In a single window of the Chloroflexota bacterium genome:
- a CDS encoding M23 family metallopeptidase, which yields MKSPRTRSAMRRVAVALILALALAALPVPLAAEVPEVPFGTACGFGPDFPINGGRFFTQTGSDTGGGYPVRDDEAAKFWTAFQELGGIHVVGYPISHRFVLHGFLVQAFQKMVLQWDPSKDGVNVANTMDVMNREGHDDWLESFRQVPRHATLPEDAGVPFSQIMENHLALLDQNPAIRDAYFAVPSWLTRLGLPIAYGDFGSMVAMRTQRAVLQQWLVDVPWARAGQVVFANSGDLAKEAGLFPAAAITPFDPHAPPADADLVTIDSEMPQPGDAIGIQVHTAAAGVSVTWNGQAAPLLCREGTWHAVIGTASTAMAGPQDLRVSVGERMVDISVELAERQYPSAEFHIPASHEDLLDEAVAQEEREFLHTIVQRVSGGPLWTGPFQPPSRGRVTSPYGERRTLQPGSFMSVHEGVDYAAPTGAPIPAPNRGRVAFVGPLTIRGNTVILDHGFGVFTLFYHLHDFSVLLGQVVERGATVGLVGSTGRSTGPHVHWEMYVGGAAVDPVRWVEGPFEILGDAESYVPARVGEEPVAG from the coding sequence GTGAAATCCCCCCGCACTCGGTCCGCCATGCGCCGTGTGGCCGTGGCCCTGATCCTCGCCCTGGCACTGGCCGCGCTGCCTGTGCCGCTGGCGGCGGAAGTGCCAGAGGTGCCATTCGGCACCGCCTGCGGTTTCGGGCCCGACTTTCCGATCAACGGCGGACGCTTCTTTACCCAGACGGGCAGCGACACCGGCGGCGGCTACCCCGTGCGGGATGACGAGGCCGCCAAGTTCTGGACGGCGTTTCAGGAACTCGGCGGCATCCACGTGGTCGGCTACCCGATCTCGCACCGCTTCGTTTTGCACGGCTTTCTCGTGCAGGCATTCCAGAAGATGGTGCTGCAGTGGGACCCGTCCAAAGATGGCGTCAACGTGGCCAACACCATGGACGTCATGAATCGGGAGGGCCACGACGATTGGCTCGAATCGTTCCGGCAAGTCCCCCGGCACGCCACTCTGCCTGAGGATGCCGGCGTGCCGTTCTCCCAGATCATGGAAAACCACCTGGCCCTGCTGGACCAGAATCCGGCCATTCGCGACGCCTACTTCGCCGTGCCCAGCTGGCTCACGCGGCTCGGGCTGCCCATCGCCTACGGCGACTTCGGCAGCATGGTGGCAATGCGGACGCAGCGAGCCGTGCTGCAACAGTGGCTCGTGGACGTGCCGTGGGCTCGCGCCGGGCAGGTCGTCTTCGCCAATTCGGGTGATTTGGCCAAGGAAGCCGGCCTGTTTCCGGCGGCGGCAATCACGCCCTTCGACCCTCACGCACCGCCGGCCGACGCCGACTTGGTGACGATCGACTCCGAGATGCCGCAGCCGGGCGATGCGATTGGCATTCAAGTACACACGGCGGCCGCCGGCGTGTCGGTGACCTGGAATGGGCAAGCCGCGCCGCTGCTCTGCCGAGAAGGCACCTGGCACGCCGTGATTGGGACTGCCTCCACGGCCATGGCCGGTCCGCAGGACCTGCGGGTGAGCGTCGGCGAGCGCATGGTCGACATATCCGTCGAGCTTGCTGAGCGCCAGTACCCCTCCGCGGAGTTCCACATACCCGCAAGCCACGAAGACCTGCTCGACGAGGCGGTCGCGCAGGAAGAGCGCGAGTTTCTCCACACCATCGTCCAGCGCGTGAGTGGGGGACCGCTGTGGACCGGGCCGTTCCAGCCGCCGAGCAGGGGGCGGGTCACCTCGCCGTATGGCGAGCGCCGCACCCTGCAGCCGGGATCATTCATGTCGGTGCACGAGGGCGTCGACTACGCGGCGCCGACCGGAGCTCCCATCCCGGCGCCCAACCGGGGGCGCGTCGCCTTTGTCGGGCCGCTCACGATCCGCGGCAACACGGTCATTCTGGATCATGGCTTTGGCGTGTTTACGCTCTTCTATCACCTGCACGACTTTTCGGTGCTGCTGGGTCAGGTGGTCGAGCGCGGCGCCACGGTCGGCCTGGTGGGCTCAACCGGACGCTCAACCGGTCCCCACGTCCACTGGGAGATGTACGTCGGGGGCGCCGCCGTCGATCCCGTCCGGTGGGTCGAAGGCCCGTTCGAAATCCTGGGCGACGCTGAATCCTATGTCCCGGCCCGAGTCGGCGAGGAACCCGTCGCCGGATAG
- a CDS encoding YihY/virulence factor BrkB family protein — MKQRGFRRRVGGLARAARSLSRSIADTARRAQDHVGGTAESITRATMAWIEATPQLRVLYLTADRFGTQQLPTFAAAISFQTFISLFPLIGFITAIAAFLVEPEVMVQFVADQSGDLAPGAEDFLESTLPSMAAVRESVGVISLIALLWTGSNLFGALRRGLDAATGATRRRTFVQGRALDLATTMATGGLLALSVTATAVLTFLQQSELLGGDSPFAWLGWLLRWLGVLLPILFATGVFGLMYHLVPAERLAWRPALAGGLVGAVGFEIGKNAFVWYTANFGSFNAIYGPIATVVLLLIWIYFSSMIFLAGAAFGSAVSAAMGPGEPPGPGAAA; from the coding sequence GTGAAGCAGCGCGGTTTCCGACGACGGGTGGGCGGGCTGGCTCGGGCGGCGCGATCCCTGTCGCGGAGCATCGCGGACACGGCGCGCCGCGCCCAGGATCACGTCGGCGGAACCGCTGAGTCGATCACCCGCGCAACGATGGCGTGGATCGAAGCCACTCCCCAGCTCCGCGTGCTTTACCTGACGGCGGACCGGTTTGGCACCCAGCAGCTCCCCACGTTCGCCGCCGCCATCAGCTTTCAGACCTTTATCTCCCTGTTTCCGCTGATTGGCTTCATCACGGCCATCGCGGCGTTTCTGGTGGAGCCCGAAGTAATGGTGCAATTCGTCGCGGACCAATCCGGAGACCTGGCCCCCGGGGCGGAGGACTTCCTGGAAAGCACGCTGCCGTCGATGGCCGCCGTCCGCGAAAGCGTGGGCGTCATCTCGCTCATCGCGCTCCTGTGGACCGGCAGCAATCTGTTTGGCGCGCTGCGCCGCGGCCTCGACGCGGCAACGGGCGCGACCCGGCGGCGGACTTTTGTGCAGGGCCGAGCGCTGGATCTCGCCACGACGATGGCCACCGGCGGGTTGCTCGCCCTTTCCGTGACCGCCACGGCCGTACTGACGTTCTTGCAGCAATCTGAGCTACTTGGGGGCGACTCGCCATTCGCCTGGCTCGGGTGGTTGCTGCGCTGGCTTGGCGTGCTGCTCCCGATCCTTTTCGCCACCGGCGTGTTCGGGTTGATGTATCACCTGGTGCCGGCCGAGCGCCTGGCCTGGCGCCCGGCGCTGGCGGGCGGACTGGTAGGAGCCGTCGGCTTCGAGATTGGGAAGAACGCCTTCGTCTGGTACACGGCCAACTTCGGCTCGTTCAACGCGATTTACGGCCCGATTGCGACGGTTGTCTTGCTGCTGATCTGGATCTACTTCAGCAGCATGATCTTCCTGGCCGGCGCGGCATTCGGCTCGGCGGTGTCCGCCGCGATGGGTCCCGGCGAGCCCCCCGGACCTGGCGCCGCAGCTTAG
- a CDS encoding sugar transferase — protein MLTSPWLTALGDVAVLFGAFVFAYALRYVWRLGPELNEFQFTPIDAYWVVAGLFIPVTVLSFYVLGRYSRRRSVSVLDELPRIAAGVVIGTAAVVFVFFVSRPLFFSRLMFMYLGAAGAVCTLVWLGLRLSLVQVVRRAGFDNQRILVVGSGVVAKYLMQQLTASPASGNRVIGYLEESDDQANGTGFGRFQRLGDLNDLEVLIRTETIDVVYIALSGTTQHNLQPLIERCRVHGVRFRAVPDLLEAQFGRMEIHPLAGIPLVTLSDNAIVGFKFVQKRALDVVVSLLGLILSAPLCLVIAIAIRVDSRGPVLFRQTRIGKDGAEFTLFKFRSMVVDAEALKRQMIAGGPHPALFKIRDDSRRTRVGRVLRRMSFDELPQLFNVLTGSMSLIGPRAQVSDEVAQYDEWARHRLRVHPGLTGLWQVSGRSDLPFEEMVMLDTYYVANWSLGLDLKILVKTIPAVLSGRGAF, from the coding sequence GTGCTCACCTCACCGTGGCTGACCGCCCTGGGCGATGTGGCCGTGCTGTTCGGCGCCTTCGTGTTCGCTTACGCCCTGCGCTACGTCTGGCGCCTGGGTCCGGAGCTCAACGAGTTTCAGTTCACGCCCATCGACGCCTATTGGGTCGTCGCCGGGCTCTTCATCCCCGTCACGGTGCTGAGCTTCTATGTGCTGGGGCGCTATTCGCGGCGGCGCAGCGTGTCCGTCCTGGACGAGCTGCCGCGGATTGCGGCGGGCGTGGTGATCGGCACCGCGGCGGTAGTCTTCGTGTTCTTCGTCTCTCGGCCGCTGTTTTTCTCGCGTCTGATGTTCATGTATCTCGGGGCGGCCGGCGCCGTGTGCACGCTGGTGTGGCTGGGATTGCGGCTGAGCCTGGTGCAGGTGGTGCGCCGGGCCGGCTTCGACAACCAGCGCATCCTGGTCGTGGGCAGCGGGGTGGTGGCCAAGTACCTGATGCAGCAATTGACCGCGTCGCCGGCCTCGGGCAACCGGGTGATCGGCTACCTGGAAGAGAGCGACGACCAGGCCAATGGCACGGGATTCGGCCGCTTTCAGCGGCTGGGCGACCTCAACGACCTGGAAGTGCTGATTCGAACCGAGACGATCGACGTGGTGTATATCGCGCTGTCCGGAACGACCCAGCACAACTTGCAGCCGCTCATCGAGCGCTGCCGGGTCCACGGCGTGCGGTTCCGGGCGGTGCCCGATCTGCTGGAAGCGCAGTTTGGCCGCATGGAGATCCACCCGTTGGCGGGAATCCCCCTGGTCACCCTGAGCGACAATGCCATCGTCGGCTTCAAATTCGTGCAAAAGCGCGCGCTGGACGTCGTGGTGAGCCTGCTCGGGCTTATTCTCAGCGCGCCGCTGTGTCTCGTGATCGCGATTGCCATTCGGGTGGATTCGCGCGGCCCCGTCCTGTTTCGCCAGACGCGCATCGGCAAAGACGGCGCCGAGTTCACCCTGTTCAAGTTCCGGTCGATGGTGGTGGACGCGGAGGCCCTGAAGCGTCAGATGATCGCCGGCGGCCCGCACCCCGCGCTCTTCAAGATACGCGACGACTCGCGGCGCACCCGGGTCGGACGCGTTCTGCGCCGCATGAGCTTCGACGAGCTGCCGCAGCTCTTCAACGTCCTCACCGGCAGCATGAGCCTGATCGGACCGCGGGCGCAGGTATCCGACGAGGTGGCCCAGTACGACGAGTGGGCGCGGCACCGCCTGCGTGTGCATCCCGGCCTCACCGGACTTTGGCAGGTCAGCGGACGCAGCGACCTCCCCTTCGAGGAAATGGTGATGCTCGACACGTACTACGTCGCCAACTGGTCGCTTGGCCTCGACCTGAAGATCCTGGTGAAGACAATTCCGGCCGTGCTGTCCGGACGCGGCGCATTCTGA
- a CDS encoding glycosyltransferase family 1 protein: protein MAHIALNALPVFTEATFRNAGVSRFSARLIDAVLEADATHRYSVFLNDSVGEPPFRTGPDVRLRRTRLPTSRTWVRILWEHLVAPGHLALAGADIVHSFLNVTPLAAPGRHVVVVHDLSFLRAPETHPAHRRWYLHAATRLSARRASAVLADSKSTRRDLIELFGVPPDKISVVYAGVEPQFHPRPEAEVEAFCAAHGVRRPFVLSVGTIEPRKNVDVLIRAFARLRREGRYAGSLVIVGGRGWMGVNVPDLIQTAQVVDHARWLGYVDQWELPFWYSAADLLVYPSSYEGFGMPPLEAMASGTPVITSNRSSLPEVVGDAGITVEPRDEAALIDAMARVLESPERREAMRSRGLAQAQRFSWESAAETCLNAYQSVLKSR, encoded by the coding sequence ATGGCTCACATCGCCCTCAACGCGCTGCCGGTATTCACCGAAGCCACATTCCGCAACGCCGGCGTGAGCCGCTTCAGCGCGCGCCTTATCGATGCCGTGCTCGAGGCCGACGCCACGCACCGATACTCGGTCTTCCTCAACGACAGCGTGGGCGAGCCGCCGTTTCGCACCGGGCCCGACGTCCGTCTGCGGCGCACACGGCTCCCAACGTCGCGCACCTGGGTGCGAATTCTCTGGGAGCACCTGGTGGCGCCGGGGCACCTCGCCCTGGCCGGCGCCGACATCGTGCACTCATTTCTGAATGTGACGCCGCTGGCCGCGCCGGGACGGCATGTGGTGGTGGTTCACGACCTGTCATTCCTGCGGGCGCCCGAGACACACCCGGCCCACCGGCGGTGGTATCTGCATGCCGCTACCCGGTTGTCCGCCCGGCGAGCGAGCGCCGTGCTGGCGGACTCCAAGTCGACGCGCCGCGATCTCATCGAGCTGTTCGGCGTGCCGCCGGACAAGATTTCGGTGGTCTACGCCGGTGTGGAACCGCAGTTCCATCCGCGCCCCGAGGCCGAGGTCGAGGCATTCTGCGCGGCGCACGGCGTGCGGCGGCCATTCGTCCTCAGCGTGGGGACCATCGAGCCCCGCAAGAACGTCGACGTGCTGATACGCGCGTTCGCCCGTTTGCGACGCGAGGGCCGTTACGCGGGCTCGCTGGTCATCGTTGGAGGACGTGGATGGATGGGCGTGAATGTGCCCGACCTCATCCAAACGGCACAGGTGGTCGATCACGCGCGATGGCTCGGTTACGTCGATCAATGGGAGCTTCCCTTTTGGTACAGTGCAGCCGACTTGCTGGTGTACCCCTCCAGTTATGAGGGGTTCGGCATGCCACCGCTTGAAGCCATGGCCAGCGGCACGCCTGTGATTACATCCAACCGGTCGTCGTTGCCCGAAGTCGTGGGAGACGCCGGGATCACTGTCGAGCCACGGGATGAAGCCGCCCTGATCGACGCCATGGCCCGAGTCCTGGAGTCACCCGAACGCCGCGAGGCCATGCGCTCGCGGGGCCTCGCCCAAGCCCAGCGATTCAGTTGGGAATCGGCAGCAGAGACATGTCTCAACGCGTATCAGAGCGTCCTGAAATCGCGCTAA
- a CDS encoding diacylglycerol kinase family lipid kinase, producing the protein MHRSQDRWTIVANGRAGRGRALARAMSLSSRLDAQGAEAKVRATDAPGAAARLAQEAVEAGSTRIVASGGDGTVHEVVNGIMAVPAWRRQELELGILPAGRCNDLAHALGLPARPDAAIRGLLHHQTRTLDLGHVLGRDAVGEARRGAYFITVATFGFDSEVAEFVADGRAPAILGASGAYLYGAAVTLRTYAWPDATVRGDFGSFRGQLLLAAVGNTSRYGGRIRIAPDARPDDGCLDLCLVRRLPKWEVLRMLPRALAGSHVGHPAVAYHRVRQVQLAADRNVGVWADGEFVARPPVTITVVPQALRVMRPDR; encoded by the coding sequence ATGCATCGGTCGCAGGATCGCTGGACGATCGTTGCGAACGGGCGCGCTGGCCGCGGCCGTGCCCTGGCGCGGGCGATGAGTCTATCGTCCAGGTTGGACGCGCAGGGCGCGGAGGCCAAAGTGCGCGCCACCGACGCGCCGGGAGCGGCCGCGAGGCTCGCCCAGGAAGCCGTCGAGGCGGGCTCGACGCGGATTGTGGCGTCTGGCGGCGACGGGACCGTGCACGAGGTCGTGAACGGCATCATGGCGGTGCCCGCGTGGCGTCGGCAGGAGCTCGAGTTGGGCATCCTGCCCGCCGGTCGCTGCAACGATCTGGCACACGCGCTGGGCCTGCCGGCAAGGCCGGACGCGGCGATCAGGGGCCTCCTGCACCACCAGACCCGGACGCTGGACCTGGGCCATGTGTTGGGCCGCGATGCGGTGGGCGAGGCACGGAGGGGTGCGTATTTCATCACGGTCGCGACATTTGGATTCGACAGCGAGGTCGCGGAGTTTGTGGCGGATGGGCGGGCGCCAGCCATCCTGGGCGCGTCAGGCGCGTATCTCTACGGCGCAGCCGTCACACTTCGGACCTACGCCTGGCCCGACGCCACGGTGCGGGGCGACTTCGGCAGTTTTCGCGGGCAACTCCTCTTGGCGGCCGTGGGCAACACGAGCCGCTATGGCGGGCGGATACGGATCGCGCCGGACGCGCGACCGGACGACGGTTGCCTGGATCTCTGTCTGGTTCGGCGCCTGCCCAAGTGGGAGGTCCTGCGAATGCTGCCGCGCGCACTCGCCGGCTCGCACGTGGGGCATCCCGCGGTGGCCTATCACCGGGTCCGGCAGGTGCAGCTGGCGGCTGACCGGAACGTGGGGGTCTGGGCCGACGGCGAATTCGTTGCGCGCCCGCCGGTCACGATCACGGTCGTGCCTCAGGCCCTGCGCGTGATGCGGCCCGACCGCTAG